In Scatophagus argus isolate fScaArg1 chromosome 3, fScaArg1.pri, whole genome shotgun sequence, one genomic interval encodes:
- the suox gene encoding sulfite oxidase, mitochondrial — protein sequence MLLLRRCHSLSRLGPLNTKWHQVAPAVASCAVRVWSSSSSSSGEDRRSYWHAHGPRWRHALAGLLAGTGAVLAYGLHQHKAERADTFGVQTIEKTPSLPIFTQEEVASHRSLEDGVWVTYKGEVFDITEFVAMHPGGDKILLAAGGDLEPFWALYAVHNQKHVVEILSEYKVGELSAQDREKQQTVKSSDPYSSDPKRHPVLRVNSLKPFNAEPPPELLTDTYITPSAIFFKRNHLPVPQVDPASYQLHVEGLPGGVLTLSLEELKARFPKHTITATLQCAGNRRSEMNEVKQVKGLNWGIAAISNATWSGARLRDVLLAAGYGPDVTKWARHVQFEGLDKDVTGTTYGSSIPLNKAVSEEGDVLLAYEMNGEDLPADHGYPVRVVVPGTVGARNVKWLGKIIVSAEESSSHWQQNDYKGFSPGTDWDTVDFKSAPAIQELPIQSAITTPADGAVVDRSSEEVTVKGYAWSGGGREVVRVDVSLDGGKTWQVAQLKGSEKGQAPEPSPPPGQAWAWKLWELTTPLPPETQELEIVCKAVDNSYNMQPDTVSPIWNLRGVLSNAWHRVKVKIREDETKE from the exons GCATCAAGTGGCACCTGCCGTGGCATCGTGTGCCGTTCGTgtctggagcagcagcagcagcagcagcggtgaGGACCGGAGATCATATTGGCATGCCCACGGTCCCAGATGGAGACATGCTTTGGCAGGACTGCTGGCTGGGACAGGGGCTGTACTGGCTTATGGCCTCCATCAACACAAG GCTGAACGGGCAGATACCTTTGGAGTGCAGACCATAGAAAAGACCCCATCTCTTCCCATCTTCACCCAGGAAGAGGTCGCCAGTCACCGCTCTCTGGAGGACGGCGTGTGGGTCACTTACAAAGGTGAAGTCTTTGACATCACAGAGTTTGTGGCCATGCATCCCGGTGGAGATAAAATCTTGCTGGCGGCAGGTGGAGACCTTGAACCCTTTTGGGCGCTGTATGCTGTCCACAACCAGAAACACGTTGTGGAAATCCTCTCAGAATATAAG GTTGGCGAGCTGAGTGCACAAGACCGGGAGAAGCAGCAGACTGTAAAATCATCTGACCCCTACTCATCAGACCCCAAGCGTCACCCTGTCCTGCGCGTCAACAGTCTCAAGCCTTTCAATGCTGAGCCGCCTCCTGAACTCCTCACTGACACCTACATCACCCCGTCTGCTATCTTTTTCAAAAGAAACCACCTGCCAGTTCCTCAGGTGGACCCGGCTTCTTATCAACTCCATGTGGAGGGACTTCCTGGAGGAGTGCTTACACTGTCTTTAGAAGAGCTGAAGGCTCGATTCCCCAAACACACCATCACCGCCACCCTGCAGTGTGCCGGTAACCGCCGCTCTGAGATGAATGAGGTCAAGCAGGTTAAAGGACTGAACTGGGGCATCGCTGCCATCAGTAACGCTACATGGAGCGGTGCAAGGCTCAGGGatgtgctgctggctgctggttATGGGCCAGATGTGACCAAGTGGGCTCGCCATGTTCAGTTTGAAGGACTGGACAAAGACGTGACTGGGACTACCTACGGATCCTCCATACCTTTGAACAAGGCCGTTAGCGAGGAAGGTGATGTCCTGCTGGCTTATGAAATGAACGGCGAGGATCTCCCTGCCGACCACGGCTACCCTGTTCGCGTTGTAGTACCAGGAACAGTGGGTGCACGCAATGTTAAATGGCTGGGGAAGATAATAGTGAgtgcagaggagagcagcagccaCTGGCAGCAGAATGACTACAAGGGCTTCTCCCCTGGGACTGACTGGGACACAGTGGACTTCAAGTCTGCTCCAGCCATCCAGGAGCTTCCCATTCAGTCAGCAATCACCACTCCAGCAGATGGTGCTGTGGTCGATCGCAGCAGTGAAGAGGTGACAGTGAAGGGTTACGCCTGGAGTGGTGGTGGCAGAGAGGTGGTACGAGTAGACGTCTCTTTGGATGGAGGAAAGACGTGGCAGGTGGCCCAGCTAAAGGGCAGCGAGAAGGGACAAGCCCCTGAACCATCGCCTCCACCGGGACAAGCCTGGGCATGGAAGCTGTGGGAGCTAACGACGCCTCTTCCTCCTGAGACTCAGGAGCTGGAGATAGTTTGCAAAGCAGTTGACAACAGTTACAACATGCAGCCGGATACAGTTTCTCCCATCTGGAACCTGAGGGGCGTCCTCAGCAACGCCTGGCACAGAGTGAAGGTGAAGATCAGAGAGGATGAGACCAAGGAATAG
- the mmp19 gene encoding matrix metalloproteinase-19, with product MNYTQLLLLLLLNLSGVICAVIQWTELDEAKAYLKQYGYLNDPADPQDPHHLEEVIEALRVFQRVNDLPPTGELDEATLYVMRQPRCGMEDPFNKKYHKYRVMGRWRKRSLTYRIYNYTPDMKKADVTAAIRSAFRYWSDVAALTFREVHYGRADIRISFHKKDGYCSVPFDGRGHVLAHAESPESGIVHFDEDEFWTERSYYGTNLRIVAAHEIGHALGLGHSQFRSALMAPVYSGYRANFRLHSDDVKGIQALYGKRITSSLASPTASDSPLFPTESSPSAESIPNPCTATLDAIMLGPWRKTFAFSGDYVWTISDLGHNTPIKIHRLWGALPGSLNAAVHSPRTNKTYFFKGNKVWRYTMFALDYGYPKEVKRIPPNIDTALYLEMNKKLVFIKGSEHWQWDELKFTDMTLYPKPLSMLFTGVPSSPDAAFTWTNGKIFFFKGDDYWRVNEMLRVDRGYPLSKKERWMRC from the exons ATGAACTACAcacagttgctgctgctgctgctgctcaaccTCAGTGGAGTAATTTGTGCAGTGATACAATGGACAGAATTAGATGAAGCAAAG GCCTATTTGAAGCAGTACGGCTACCTGAACGACCCTGCTGATCCACAAGACCCTCATCACCTGGAAGAGGTCATTGAAGCTCTCAG gGTTTTCCAGAGGGTGAATGATCTACCTCCTACTGGGGAATTAGATGAAGCTACTCTGTATGTGATGAGACAGCCGCGTTGTGGCATGGAGGACCCCTTCAACAAGAAATATCACAAATACAGAGTGATGG GTCGTTGGAGAAAGAGGAGTCTGACCTACCGCATTTATAACTACACACCTGACATGAAGAAGGCAGATGTCACGGCAGCCATCCGCTCTGCCTTCAGGTATTGGAGTGATGTGGCTGCTTTGACCTTCAGAGAGGTCCACTATGGCAGGGCCGACATAAGGATCTCCTTCCATAAGAAAGATGGCTACTGCTCCGTCCCATTTGATGGCCGTG GTCATGTACTGGCCCATGCTGAGTCACCAGAATCTGGTATTGTCCATTTTGATGAGGATGAGTTCTGGACTGAGAGATCATATTATGGTACTAATCTGCGTATTGTAGCTGCCCATGAAATTGGCCACGCTCTCGGCCTGGGTCACTCTCAGTTCAGAAGTGCTCTCATGGCTCCGGTCTACTCTGGTTACCGTGCCAACTTCAGGCTGCATTCGGATGATGTCAAAGGCATCCAGGCATTGTACG GCAAACGCATCACCAGTAGTTTGGCCAGTCCAACAGCCTCAGACAGCCCTCTGTTTCCCACAGAAAGCAGCCCTAGTGCTGAGAGCATTCCTAACCCCTGCACTGCCACACTGGACGCCATCATGTTAG GTCCATGGAGGAAAACCTTTGCTTTCAGTGGCGATTATGTGTGGACCATCTCTGATCTGGGACACAACACACCAATAAAGATTCACAGATTATGGGGGGCACTCCCTGGAAGCCTGAATGCTGCAGTGCACTCTCCAAGAACCAACAAGACATACTTCTTTAAAG GTAATAAAGTTTGGAGGTACACCATGTTTGCGTTGGACTATGGCTACCCGAAAGAGGTCAAACGGATCCCTCCTAATATCGATACAGCCTTGTACCTGGAGATGAACAAGAAGCTGGTCTTTATCAAG GGTTCAGAGCACTGGCAGTGGGATGAGCTGAAGTTCACCGACATGACTCTCTACCCCAAACCGCTGTCTATGCTCTTCACCGGTGTGCCATCCAGTCCAGATGCCGCCTTCACCTGGACCAACGGCAAGATCTTCTTCTTTAAGGGAGACGATTACTGGCGTGTGAATGAGATGCTGAGAGTCGACAGAGGATACCCACTGAGCAAGAAGGAGCGCTGGATGCGATGCTAA